GGTTCTTGGAAAGCAAGCTTCAAAATTTTTTATATAGATTAAATTCACATATTCAAAGTAAATTTACTTCCAATAATCAGCTTAATAAAGTCACTGAGTCGTAATTTATGCAGAGTATTAAATATATTTAGATACTAGGACAAAAATATGCGAAATATCTTTCTCCGAATTTTCTTAGTCATTAGCTTAGCAAGCCCAATAATAGACGCACTTGCTGACGATAACTTTTTAATAGGAGATACGCATGTCGCATATTGGAAAGATAATAAGTCCGCAGCATTTTTATTAATGTTCGATGATAGTTGGCCAAGCCATTGGCAAGTGGTTGCCCCTGAATTGCTAAAACGCGGCATGATTGCTACGTTTTATATTAATCCTGGCAAAGGGGAATATCAAAAGTTTTCTGATGAGTGGGAAAATAAGCTCTGGCGGCAGGGCATGGTGTATGGAGACCATACCATGACGCATACTGGCGTTAAAGATATGCAGAATGCTGAATGGGAAATAGGTGAGTGCGCTCGAATTATCAGACAGATAAGCCCAGGAAAAGAAAACCGGTTGGTTTCTTATGGACAACCTGGAGGCACAGGTAACTGGCACATTAGTCAAGACCAATTGGATGCGTTGTTGCAAGAGCATCACCTAATAAATCGTCCAACATTTGATAAGCATGGTGCTGTCTATTTCTTTAAAACAACTGAAGATATGCTTGCCCTTGCAGACAAAGCGATCGCCCAAAAAGGCATGGAATACTTAATCATTCATGGTGTTGAGCGTATAGGCCCCAATGTTACTTATCAGGATATGTGGGCGCTAAAGCAGGATATATTTCTCCCGCTTCTTGATGGCCTTAAAGCGCGAAGCGACAAAGGGAATCTATGGA
This genomic window from Methyloradius palustris contains:
- a CDS encoding polysaccharide deacetylase family protein — translated: MRNIFLRIFLVISLASPIIDALADDNFLIGDTHVAYWKDNKSAAFLLMFDDSWPSHWQVVAPELLKRGMIATFYINPGKGEYQKFSDEWENKLWRQGMVYGDHTMTHTGVKDMQNAEWEIGECARIIRQISPGKENRLVSYGQPGGTGNWHISQDQLDALLQEHHLINRPTFDKHGAVYFFKTTEDMLALADKAIAQKGMEYLIIHGVERIGPNVTYQDMWALKQDIFLPLLDGLKARSDKGNLWITDHISEHQYQTERDNAEVRKLSVDQNLIRLELAAHVDANLYDYPLTLMTNVPASWSTALVTQGDILKVSPVKNGIIQFDAIPNAGLINIREAQ